The genomic region TATTAATGGTTAGCACCGCGGACATCGCTATGCTCCTCGGTGAACTGGCAGCATCGTCGGTAATGCCTCAGCAATAAGCGGAGCCAAGTCGATGGCGTTGGTTCGATGAACAATACTGTTCGTGGTGACAATCCGCGCTGCTCCTGCGGCCATGATACGAACGTCAGCACTTTCCGAAAAAAGTCCGTGTACGGATACACAGATTGGAGCATTGAGCCCGGCTGACTTCAGATGCCCAATCGTTTCGATCAACGTTTGACCCGTTGAAATCATGTCATCGATCAATACTGGAGTATGGTGTTTCCAGCGAGACGTTTCCGGTATCGACACAGACACATCACGGTCACCACGACGTTCTTTCTGCAGTACCTGATATGGCATGTCTCCCATCTTTGCTATGGCACTGACCCATTGCTCACTTTCGCTGTCAGGACCAATCAGCAGGGCATTGGGAATGGCTTGTGCGATATAGGAGGTTAATGCCGGTGCAGCATGGATCACTCGACAGGGAATGCCATACAAATCTTCAAGCGTGTGAAAACGATGAAGATGTGGGTCCACCGTTAGCAACCAATCAAATCGTGCCGAAAGGTATTGTGCAAACAACCGAGAGGAAATTGATTCACCAACTTGGAAGCGTTTGTCTTGGCGCATATATGCCAGATAAGGTGCGACCAGACCGACCGATCGGGCGCCGAGCTCCCGTGCTGTGTCAGCAAGAAAGAAGAGCGGCAAAATTCGTGCATCAGGTTCGGTTAACGTGCATTGAATAATGATGTCACGATCACGACAGTCACTTTCCACTCTGACGTAGCTTTCGCCATCAGGGAAATGCCGAATCAGGACATTGCCAAGTTCGATGTCTAAACGACTAAGCACGCCTTGCTGAAGCTCAATGTTGTTATCGACCGTGAACCAAAGCGAGTCACTCATGATGCCTCCTCCTCGGAAATGACGAATATTTCTTGCTGCATATCCAAATAGGCTAACGCATAGGTTAATTCACCACGCGTGTCCGCATGCAACGTGAATAATGGTTCTCCTTCAATGACGGCATCGCCGAGTCGCACGTGCAACTCAATTCCGGCAGACTGCGTCGCTGGCGCACCAGCCAATTTGGCAAGTCGAGCCAGTACCCGGTTATCCACATCGCGCACGACGCCATTTCGTGCCGCTGTTACCGGGTGCTTGAACCTCGCTTTGGTCGGCTCGCGAAATCCCCCTTGCGCATCACAAATGGCTAAGAACTTTCGCAATGCTTCGCCAGAACTAAGGGTTTGCTCGGCACGACGAAATCCCTCTCCTACTGGTACACCGCCCAACTCAAGCAAATCTCCTGCGAGCTGTAACGCCCGCAAACGAAGATCCCCTGGCGCATCCGATCGATTCTGTAATACTGCTAGCACATCCCGCGCTTCCAGCGCGGGACCGATGCCACGACCAATCGGTTGGCGCCCATCGGTGATCCGCGCATGCACACGTAAGCCGATTCGTTCCCCCACCGCTTTCAGCGTACTGGCTAACCGCTCGCCGGCAACATCAGTACGTACCTTTGCTGTCGGGCCAACGGGAATATCAATCAGCACTGCGCCCGCACCGGCAGCCTTTTTCTTGCTGAGCACAGAAGCAATTAACTGGGCATCACTGTCTATATCGAGAACACGCTCCACCCGAATCAAAATATCATCAGCCGGGCTGAGATTGACCGCACCGCCCCACACCAAACACGCACCTTCTCGTGCAACAACGGAACGCATTTGGTTCAGCGATAGATCAACCTGGGTCATGGTTTCCATGGTGTCTGCGGTACCGGCCGGTGAGGTAATCGCGCGCGATGACGTTTTCGGCATACAGAAACCATTCGCTGCCACAACCGCCACGACAATAGGCGTGGTTCTATTGCCAGGTAATCCGCCAACACAATGCTTGTCCAAAACCGGCCCGCGATGCCACGACAGTTGCTCACCGACCGCGACCATCGCGGAGGTCAGTGCCGTTATTTCCTCTTCATGCATGTCTTTGCTGGCTGCTGCCAAGAACGCCGTTAATTGCACGTCACTGTAGCGTTCAGCAACAACATCAAACAGGATCGCCTCGTAGTCAGCCTGCAGCAATTGATGCCCAAAGAATTTTCTTCGAACTTTCGCCATCGACGCCAGCGGCAAAGGATGCGCGACAGATACGGCTTGACCCGGTTGACAATCCAATAATTGCCAGGCCTTCTCGGACAAACCGATGTGCCCTTCCGGTATGATGGATTCCTGGCAGATATTGAGATCTGCAATAAGGTGCCGCTCTCCCACGGTCAGCCTTACCCGTGACAAAGCATTAAACCCCTCGGCGCGACAGACGTGACAGGAACTCGACATGTAAGCAACGCATTTGCGCTGGGCATCAATTCCCATCCTCTTTGCTTTCAAGCGATTTTCATCCATGGCTCTTTCCTTTTAATGATGTGAAAGTTAACGCTTAGACAAAATGTCAATAACCCAATGTGTTGAAGCGATAAACTGGCACAATTGATGCACGAGTTAAGGCAACTCCACCATGTCACTGGCGTGCACTTCACCGGAAATGAGCACAGCACGCGCGAAATGCTCATTCACAATTTTTTGCAATTTCACCTTGCCAACAGGAACTCGAATATACTGCTCGTCGCCTTCGCTAGAGACCGCATTAAACTGATAGCGCACCACATCGAGCACCTGCCCCATTTCGGCGCCATCTTTACTACCGACACAAACCACAATTGTCTCGCTGTCAACAGAAACCACCTGGCCCTTCATGATCAAACGATGATAAAGCGGCGTATGGGTGCATCCCGACAATACGGTAGCTACGCCAAGAAGTAACAGCCAACCAAGCAAGGGCGAGAACCTTGAAGCTTTTGTACGGGAAAGGTGTGAATGAATGCGTGTCAGCGTAGCCATATCAAAAGCCTCCTATTTGCTGAGCCTGATCGACCGTTATCACGTTAGCCGCGAAGCCTTGGTGGTTCAACGTGTCCAGCACATCCTGAGGTGAATGCGTGCCGCGCACTGCAACGACTCGTTTATCAAAATTCACTCTGACATCCTGCACACCATTGATGGCTGAAACAGAACGTTCTATTTTGGACACGCATCCTGAGCAGCCGACTTTATCGACCAAAAAATAATCGACTCCTATCTCTCTGGACGCTGATTGATTGCGGGTGACGTTCATGGACATGATAGTCCCTCCTAACTGTTTATGAGGTTAGTTCAGCACGGAGCATCATGTTTCGCGATACTCCGAGTTCTGGGCTCACTACGGTTTGGCTTGCTTCAGCAGCGCTAAGATGGCGTCAACTTCCGCCTCGGTCATCGGCATCCTTGGCATTGCGGAAGCAGGATTATTGAACTGCGGATTGACGATTTTTTGTCGAACGAAAGGCTCGCCCTTGTCCGCCACGATACGATCCAAGCTTGGCCCGACAACGCCACCCACGCCATTAAATTGATGACACCCCTGACAGCCGTATCTGGTCATGAGTTCACTCCCCGATAGCGGCACGCTTGGCGAAGTTGACGTCGTTCCAACTGCTCGTGGTTGCCCCACCGTCTGGAAAAACTGCAATACAGCGTCAGTCTCTTGCGCTGTGAGATGGGCCTTTTCTCGCATGTGAGGCAATATGACCGCCCACTCTGCAAGAGAGAACTCGTGAACGGGTCTCGAGTTGTGGCATCTTGCACAGTTGTTGTTGACCACCTCGGCGCCACTGATCTCCGCTGAAATAGCAGGATGCACTCCCAGTCCAGCCACCGAAAACAATCCAAGTGTTAGCAGCAATGTTTTCATCGTTCACTCCTCAGAATCCATAACTCATTTGCGCAGCCAAGCGATTATCGTCGGTGCCATCGTCCAATTCGGTTTGTTCGTAAGCAAACTTGATCACTGAACGAGCATCAGTCCAATAATTGATGCCATACGCCCATCTCGTAGATCCCATCGGCTCACTGACTTTGGCTCGCTCAAGCACGAGTTCGATGGGCCCCATCGAGGGGAAAAGTCGACCGAGTTGCAGCGTGCCTTGAAGGAACCAACCATCTCGCTTGATCGCATGAATTTCGGCCTCTTCCATTGAGTCGACTTCGGTTTCAATGTATTCGCCACGAACGAGATAGTGTTGGCCAATCAGGTTGATATCGACTCCGTTCGCTGCGAAATCGAGTTGTTCTTCTTCGTCGTATTTTGCGCGGTACAACGAGGTACCAATCTCCAAGGTAGGCAGTAGTGCAAAACCAATCCTGCCGCCCCAGGCTTTGTTTTTGTTGTTATCGCCATTGGTGGCGTCAAACTCTAGCTCAGGCAACTCCTCCATTTCTTCCTCTCCTTCTTCCTCCTCGTGTTCCGCCGCACGGACACCATTGGTGAGAAAGACATCCAGGAAAATGCGTTGACGATCTGATAGAGACATTACCTGCTGAAATGCCACACCAACATCACTCAGCACCGGCAATAGTGGTGTCATGGCTTGCGTGCCTCCGTGTGACCCGTAAATACCTGGCGTCCACGGCGAGCGGTTTATCCAGCTCGGATGCCAGTTGGCACTGAACTGACCAAACGGCAGCAAAAACTTGCCGGCGGTTAGAGTACTGGAGTCGGTTAAAAAGTAATGGATATCGGCGTACTCTAGTTCGACCTCCGTCTCCCCCTCAGCATCAAGCGAGATTTCGGTTTCCGCTTCGATATGCATTCGGTCCGATAAACTGAACAAGAAAATTGGCACAAAACGCGCACTGAACGCACGTTGATCACTGGAATCGACAGATTCGTACTTGACATCTCCATATCCGACTAGTGCAAACCGACCAGCCGGAAGTTCGTTGTATGGTGCTGCGAGCAGGCAAGGCGTCGCCCAAAGCGCAAGAAGTCCAAGCGCTAGACGTGGTGTATTCATCTCATTCTCCTACGGAAAGCTTCCTGTTCATCGTGGAGCAATGACTCCACAACGCAACGTCAGTAACGAGGAATTACCGTAAGAATTTGGGTGGTCGGAAATGAGGGATATAGAAGCTAGTGACGAACGTGATGTGGAGTGGCAAAAACGTGTCATGCCCTGGGAGAGTGACCGGTACCAATGATTCGTCACCGGGCAGTACCATGTGGCTGCAGTTCAATGGTGGGCAGTTACAATTGAGACAGTGACAGGCATTACTCTCATGTTGATGGCTATGCACAGCGTCGGACGCCAAATTTTCTGCATCCGCTGTCGACAGATGATGACTGTGGTGAAGTGATGCGTTGTGCGACGGATGATGATCGCTATGGTCTAAGGTCAACGATTGTGAGGATGATGCGGGAGCGGTGTTGGCGAGGGACTTGCTTGCACAGCGGTGACCGGTACCCGCACTGACGCCAATGCTGAAAACGATCAGCATCAGCATTGTCAGTAAGTCGCGTCGTCGCCTGCTCATTATCGAGTCCCTGCCATATTGATCAAACTTATACTTGATATCGAATCGGAAGAAGTTGATCGATATCAAGTATGTGCGGATTACTTGTCACTTCCTCCTCAGACTGAAATCCCCGCTTCCTTCATGCTCGCAAGTCACCGGCACTTTCTTACCTGTGATGGCGACGATGAATCAAAAAGTAAATTACGGGTAACACGATCAGGGTTAACCAAACAGCGCTGAGCATGCCTCCCACCATCGGCGCGGCTATTCGGCTCATCACTTCAGAGCCTGTTCCGGTGCCGTACATGATTGGCAGCAAGCCAACAATGATGGCACTGGCGGTCATGGCTTTCGGCCTGATTCTGAGTGCCCCCCCTTCAATAATGGACTGTTTGAACTCCTCTAGTGCCATCGGTCGATTTTCTCGTTTAGCGCGATCTAATGCGTCACGATAGGTGATCTGTAAAAACACCAGCATGATCACACTCAACTCCGTCGCAACTCCTGCCAAGGCGATCAACCCAACCCCTACGGCAACGGAGAAGTTGAAACCCAGCCAATACATTAACCAGATACTCCCAACCAACGAAAACGGCAAGAGCCCGACAATCAAAACGACATCGGAGACGCGGTTGAAGTTCAAATACAGCAACACGATGATGATCGCTATGGCAAGGGGTACAACATAGCTCAGCTTTTCCTTGGCCCGTTCCATGTATTCGTATTGACCAGACCACGTGACCGCATAACCTGCAGGTAAGTCCAATTTCTCATTGACCACTCTTTTGGCTGCTTCAACATAGCGGCCGATGTCATCCGTATTCAAATCCACGTAAGTCCAGCCGTTGAGTCGGGCATTTTCGCTTTTGATCGCTGGTGGGCCGTCTTCAACGTAAACCTTGGCGACATCGCCTAACGCGATTCGCTGACCTTGTGAAGTGACCAGCGGTAGTTGTGCCAACTGTTCAGGAGAGTCACGGTAAGCCTGTGGATAACGGAGATTGATTGGGTAGCGTTCAAGCCCCTCAACGGTTTGAGCAATATTCATACCGCCGATAGCCGTAGCGATGACCTGTTGTACATCGGCGATGTTGAGCGCATAGCGCGCAGCTTTATCTCGCTGGATATCGACTTTGATGTAGCGTCCTCCCGCGACCCGTTCCGAATACACCGAGGCCGTACCGGGTACGTCAATGAGAATCTCTTCCAATCGTTTGCCGATGCGCTGAATTTCCTCCAGTTTTGGTCCGGAAACTTTGACGCCAACCGGCGTCTTGATTCCAGTAGCCAACATATCAATGCGAGTTTTAATTGGCATCACCCACGCATTGGTGATGCCAGGCACTTTTACTATCGTATCCAGCTCCTTTCTGAGCGCATCGGGCGTTAAGCCATCACGCCACTCTTCCCTTGGTTTCAATTGAATAAAGGTTTCCACCATAGTCAAAGGTGCTGGGTCGGTGGCGGTGTCAGCTCGCCCTATCTTGCCAAAAACCGTCT from Permianibacter aggregans harbors:
- a CDS encoding ribose-phosphate pyrophosphokinase, which encodes MSDSLWFTVDNNIELQQGVLSRLDIELGNVLIRHFPDGESYVRVESDCRDRDIIIQCTLTEPDARILPLFFLADTARELGARSVGLVAPYLAYMRQDKRFQVGESISSRLFAQYLSARFDWLLTVDPHLHRFHTLEDLYGIPCRVIHAAPALTSYIAQAIPNALLIGPDSESEQWVSAIAKMGDMPYQVLQKERRGDRDVSVSIPETSRWKHHTPVLIDDMISTGQTLIETIGHLKSAGLNAPICVSVHGLFSESADVRIMAAGAARIVTTNSIVHRTNAIDLAPLIAEALPTMLPVHRGA
- a CDS encoding thymidine phosphorylase family protein; the encoded protein is MDENRLKAKRMGIDAQRKCVAYMSSSCHVCRAEGFNALSRVRLTVGERHLIADLNICQESIIPEGHIGLSEKAWQLLDCQPGQAVSVAHPLPLASMAKVRRKFFGHQLLQADYEAILFDVVAERYSDVQLTAFLAAASKDMHEEEITALTSAMVAVGEQLSWHRGPVLDKHCVGGLPGNRTTPIVVAVVAANGFCMPKTSSRAITSPAGTADTMETMTQVDLSLNQMRSVVAREGACLVWGGAVNLSPADDILIRVERVLDIDSDAQLIASVLSKKKAAGAGAVLIDIPVGPTAKVRTDVAGERLASTLKAVGERIGLRVHARITDGRQPIGRGIGPALEARDVLAVLQNRSDAPGDLRLRALQLAGDLLELGGVPVGEGFRRAEQTLSSGEALRKFLAICDAQGGFREPTKARFKHPVTAARNGVVRDVDNRVLARLAKLAGAPATQSAGIELHVRLGDAVIEGEPLFTLHADTRGELTYALAYLDMQQEIFVISEEEAS
- a CDS encoding heavy-metal-associated domain-containing protein is translated as MSMNVTRNQSASREIGVDYFLVDKVGCSGCVSKIERSVSAINGVQDVRVNFDKRVVAVRGTHSPQDVLDTLNHQGFAANVITVDQAQQIGGF
- a CDS encoding c-type cytochrome; amino-acid sequence: MKTLLLTLGLFSVAGLGVHPAISAEISGAEVVNNNCARCHNSRPVHEFSLAEWAVILPHMREKAHLTAQETDAVLQFFQTVGQPRAVGTTSTSPSVPLSGSELMTRYGCQGCHQFNGVGGVVGPSLDRIVADKGEPFVRQKIVNPQFNNPASAMPRMPMTEAEVDAILALLKQAKP
- a CDS encoding porin, with the translated sequence MNTPRLALGLLALWATPCLLAAPYNELPAGRFALVGYGDVKYESVDSSDQRAFSARFVPIFLFSLSDRMHIEAETEISLDAEGETEVELEYADIHYFLTDSSTLTAGKFLLPFGQFSANWHPSWINRSPWTPGIYGSHGGTQAMTPLLPVLSDVGVAFQQVMSLSDRQRIFLDVFLTNGVRAAEHEEEEGEEEMEELPELEFDATNGDNNKNKAWGGRIGFALLPTLEIGTSLYRAKYDEEEQLDFAANGVDINLIGQHYLVRGEYIETEVDSMEEAEIHAIKRDGWFLQGTLQLGRLFPSMGPIELVLERAKVSEPMGSTRWAYGINYWTDARSVIKFAYEQTELDDGTDDNRLAAQMSYGF